The Corallococcus caeni region GCGGCGCGCTGGGCAACTACATCGACCGCGTGGCGCGGGCCTTCGTCATCGATTTCCTGGAGGCCCATTGGTACGACAAGGCCGCGTGGCCGTCGTTCAACGTCGCGGACATGGCCATCTGCATCGGCGTGGGCATGCTCGTGGTGGATGCCTTCGTGCGCAAGGAGAAGCCCCAGGCCTCCGCCCCCGCGAAGGCCTCCTGAAAGCCTGGAGGTCCCCCCATGCTCCCCGTCCTGCTGCGCCTGTCCTTCACCACGCTGTGGATGCAGCTCTTGCTGTACGCCGCCGCGGTGGGGGTGGTGGCCTCCGTCGCCGTCAACGGCTGGAAGGGCACGCTGGGGCCGGTGGATGACAAGACGGGCAAGGAGGGGCCCGCGCCGCTCCAGGACAAGCTGCTGCGCGCGGCGGGGTTCGCGGTGGTGGGCGGCTTCCTCGCGTACTTCGGCCTGATGTACGCGCTGCCCGCGGACGCCTTCCCCGGCGGCAGGGGCGAGGGCATCCCGCTGCACACCTACGGCGTGCTCCTGGCCCTGGGCTTCGTCACCGCCGTGTCGGTGGCAGGCCGGCTGGCGCAGGACGAGTGGCGCCGCGTGAGCTTCGTGGAGGGCCGGGGGTGGGTGGACACGGAGGGGCCCCAGAAGCGCGAGCAGGTGATGGACCTGGCGTTCTGGGTGCTGGTGGGCGGGCTCGTGGGCAGCCGCGTGCTGTTCGTGCTGGTGAACTGGCAGGACTACGCGCGCGACTGGACGCAGGCCTTCTCCCTGGGCGGCGGGCTGGTGTTCTACGGCGGCCTGATTGGCGCGGGGCTGGCCGCGTTCCTCTTCGCGCGCAGGCACGGCCTGGACTTCCTGCGGCTCGCGGACGTGTGCATCCCCACGGTGTCGCTGGGGCAGTGCCTGGGGCGCCTGGGGTGCTTCTCCGCCGGGTGCTGCTGGGGCGACATGGCGGGGAGCCACTCCCGCACGGGCGTCAGCTTCCCGGGCTCCGGACTGGCCCAGGACCTGTTCGGCCGGCTGGGGGGAGCGTCCAGCCTGGCGTATGGCTCGCAGGCCGGGGATGACCGCTTCGTGGTGGAGGCCACCGGCCAGGTGCTCCACCAGGCGGCGCCGGGCGCGGTGCGCATCTCCGACTGGGTGGCCCGGCACGGCACCACGCTGCCGGTGTACCCCACGCAGCTCTTCGAGTCCGTGGGGCAGCTGGTGCTCTTCGTGGCGCTCCTGTACGCGCGCCGCTTCCGCCGCTTCCACGGGCACATCTTCGCCCTGTGGCTGATGGCCTACGCCGTCCTGCGCACCACGGTGGAGCTGTTCCGGGGCGACGTGGAGCGGGGCACCCTGCACGGCCTGCTGGAGTCGCTGGGGGCCCAGGGGCTGGCCGGGGCGGTGCCCCTGGAGGCCTGGTACAACGTGTCCACCAGCCAGTTCATCTCCCTGTGCATGTTCACCTTCGGTGCACTGCTGATGGCGCGCCACCGACCGGCGGGTGAGGCCGCTGGCCTGGGGCCCACACCGTCCGCGGCCTGAGGTTGCGAGCCGCGCCCGGGTTGAGGACACTCCCGGGACATGCCGCCGCCCGACAACGCACGGCCCGCCGCCAAAGGTGGGGGCCGGCCCGCGCAGGACGCCAGTTCCTCCAGCGAAGCCGCCCTTCACGAATGTGAGGAGCTGGAAGCGGCCATCGCGGAGCTGCGCCACAGCTACGAGCAGTACTTCATGGGCATGGAGCGCCAGGCGCCCATCCGCGCGCATGAGGACCTGAAGAAGCGGATGCTGAAGATCAAGGGGGCCTTCATCCGCAGCACGTCGGTGAAGTTCCGCGTGCAGAGCCTCCACAACAAGTTCCTCACCTACGAGCGGCTGTGGGTGCGCACGCTCCAGGAGATTGAAGCCGGCACCTACCGCCGTGACCTGGCCAAGGCCCGCCGCCGCGCCGGGGTGAAGCAGCCCGGTGTCGTCGGCGAGCGCCAGAAGGGCGTGGTGGACCTCACGGAAGAAGTCTCCGACATGGACTTCGAGGAGGTCGAGGAGCTCACCGGCCGCCGCCCCATCAACGAGCCGAAGCTCGCCGCGGAGTACCTGGCGGAGCAGGGCGCGGGCGGTACGCCCTTCCGGGGCCCCCCCGCGGTGGCGCCCGCTGCGGCGCCGCCCGCCGGGGCACCTCGGGGCACGCCCGCGGGGCTGGTGCCTCCGGCGAAGAGCATCCCGGCGGTGGCCCCCGTGAGCGGGCTGCCGTCCATCGCGCCCGTGGGCGGCACGCCGCAGAAGGGGACCCCGGCGGTGGGGACGTCGAAGCTGCCCTCGGTGACGCCGGCGGTGGCGCCGGGTGGGACTCCGGCGGCGGGACGTCCGGCGGTGCCTCCGGGCATGGCGGCCAGGGCCCCGGCTCCGGTTGCTGCCCAGCAGCCCGCGCGTCCGGCGGCTCCGGCAGCGGCGGCGCCCCGTCCCGCGACGGCGGGCCCCGGTGGCGGCATGTCCGACGACAAGCTGCGCGCGGTGTACGACGCGTACGTCACCGCGAAGCGCCGCTGCCAGGAGGACACGTCCAAGCTGTCCTACGAGTCCGTGGCCGCCACGCTGCGCAAGCAGGTGCCGGAGTTGCTCAAGCAGCACAACGCGAAGGCCGTGGAGTTCAAGGTCGTCATCAAGGACGGCAAGGCCTCGCTCAAGGCCGTGCCCAAGTAGCGGAAGGCACGGCATGAACCAGGACCTGGAGTCGCTCAAGGCGCGGGTGGCGCGCCTGTCGGTGATGATCTTCGACATCGACGGCACGCTCACCGACGGCCGCATCTTCTGGGTGCCCAACTCCGGCTGGACGCAGATGTACAGCGTGCGCGACGGCATGGGCATCAAGCGCCTCCAGGAGGCGGGCATCGAGGTGGCCGCCATCTCCGGCGGCGACAGCCTCTCCGCGCAGATGCGCATGCAGTCCCTGGGCTTGCGCCACGTGCACTTCGGCAGTCAGGACAAGGTGGCGCACTTCGAGAAGCTGCTCGGCATCCTCAACGTGTCCGCGGAGCACTGCGGCTACATGGGTGACGAAGTGGTGGACCTGCCGCTGCTCAACGCGGTGGGCTTCTCCGCCACCGTGCCCGAGGCCCCGGACGAGGTGCGCGCGCAGGTGCACTACGTGGCCCAGCGCGCCGCGGGCTTCGGCGCCGCGCGCGAGGTGTGCGAGTTCATCCTGAAGCACCGGACGCGCTCCGCGCCGTGACGTGAAGAGACGAGGGGGAAGCACCGCATGAAGAAGGGGTTGTGGTTCGTGGGGCTCCTGAGCCTCGCGGGGTGCGCGAGCACGCGTCCCGTGAAGGGCGAGGCCTTCTTTCAGTGTGTCCTCACCAAGACCGGCCGGGCGGAGGGCTGTCGGCTCAAGAAGCGCGAAGGCACCGTCAGCGACGCGCAGGTCACCGAAGCCCTCCGCAGCATCCAGTCGACCGACTACGCATTCCTCCGCCGCAACACGCCGCCGGTGGACGTGCCCTATACCTTCCGCTTCACATACCGGGATCCGCTTCCCACGGACGGCGGGACGGTGGCGGCACCCGCGCCCACGGAGCCGTGATGGCTACTTCCAGTCGCGTACCAGCGCGCCGTCCCTCCCGCTGACGGGGTCGCTTGGAGGCACCGGCACCTGCGCGATGCGCTTCACGGAATCATCATGCGTGGCGGCGTCCGGACGCTGCAGGTCCCACTGACCGTGGCCTTCGGGGTAGGCACCCACGACGAGGAAGTCGCCACTCGACTCCACGCGCTTGTGCCCGGTGCCCGCGGGCAGCACCACCACGTCACCCGTCTGCACGCTGACGACCTGTCCCGCTTCCCCGCCGAGCATCAGCTTCGCCGAGCCCTTCGCCACGCCCAGCACCTCGTGCGCGGTGGAGTGGTAGTGGTGGAAGTCGTAGACGCTGGAGCGCCACTGCGGCGGCCAGCCGTTCGCCTCGAAGCGCTGCTCGAACGCGGCGGCCACGTCTCCCTCGCGTGAAACCGCCGCGCGGTACACCAGCACCGGGAAGCGGCTGTTGGGCACCTGGCCGTCATCCTTGAACGTGAGCCGCGTGGGCATGACCCTCCCAACCTGGGACAGGCCCGGGGCGTGTGCAACGCGCGGATGCGGGGCCCTTCTGCCCCACCGTCAAACCGGCGGGACGGGAAAGATGCCCAAACGTTCGCTCCTGGAAACGCCTGCCACCCCATCGTGAGTCCGGGTTGTCGCTCCCCAGGCCCGTTCCTACCTTGCGCTGCCTGACGGCCGGTGTGCGGCCCGAGACACGAGGGAGGCGACGTGGGGATGCGGCGGATGTGGCTCGGACTGGCAGTGGCGGTGGGGCTCGCCGTGTCCACGGGATGCGGACAGTCCCCGGAGGACTCCGAAGCACGGATCGCGGCCCTGGAGGCCGAGGGCAAGCAGATGGACCAGGCCCTGGACGCGGTCGAGGACCGGCTCATGGGCAGCCAGGGCCGGCTGGCCATGTGGAACGAGCTGGGGCGGCGTCACCAGGAGGTGAGCGCCATCCAGTGCAAGGTGGCCGACGCCCACATCGCCGCCATCCTGAAGCACGAGGACAAGCAGAACCAGAAGGCGCGGGTCGTCAAGCAGCGCAACTCCATGGCCTCCGTGGACACCTCCGTGCTGACCTCCGGCAAGGGGCCCGCGCGGCAGCGCAGCAACTGAAGCGTCACGTCTAGCCGGGGAGGCGCGCGGTGCGCTCGCGCATGCGCTTCTCCACCGCGATGACGCCCCGGAGGAAGATGCCGGGCGCCAGCCGCCGCAGCCGCCAGAACCAGCGCGCGTCCGCCATGGGCAGCACGTGCGGCGCGTTCCGGTCCACCGCCTTGAGCAGCCGCTCGGCGACCCACTCCGGTCCAATCTTCGACTGGTCCACCAGCTTCACGCTCATGCGGCGCGTCTCCGGGTCGGAGTAGGGCGCGGCCGCCGAGGCGATGTTGGTGCGGAAGAACGTGGGGCACGCCACCGTGACGCCCAGCCCCAGCGGTCGCAGCTCCGCGTAGAGCGTCTCCGACAGCGCGACGACGGCCGCCTTGGACGTGTTGTACGCCGCCAGGTTCGGCGCGTACACGAGCCCCGCGGCGGACGCGATGTTGAGCACGTGTCCGGAGCCCTGCTTCTTCAGACGCGGTACGAACGCGTGACAGCCGTGGATGACGCCCCACAGGTTCACGTCCAGCACGCGCTTCCACTCCGACAACGGCAGCGTGCCCACCGCGCCGCCCGTGGCGACGCCCGCGTTGTTCACCACCAGGTCCACGCCGCCGAACGCTTCGTCCGTGGCGCGCGCCAGCGCCTCCACCGCGTCCGCGTCCGTCACGTCGCACGGGTGCACGCGCGCCTCGCCACCCAGCGCGGTGACGCGGCGGGCGGTCTCCTCCGCGCTGGCCACGTTCAGGTCCGACACCATCACCCGTGCCTGACGGGCCGCCAGGGCTTCACACAGCGCACGGCCAAGGCCACTGCCGGCGCCCGTCACCACCGCGCGAGGACGAGAGGGAAGGCTCATGGTTTCGGGACTCCTGGGGGGTGGGGGAAGAGCGTGACGCGACAGGGCTAGCACGCCCGGCGAAACGCTGGCCATGCGCCGGTGCTCGCTTTCCCTCGAATCCCGGCTCCAGACGGGCGGGCAGGCGGGCGCACGGTTCGTGACCCGGGGTCGGAAGTTGGCTAGAACCCGGGCCGTGCAACGCGCCTTGGTGGCAGCAATGGCGGTCGTGGCGGCGGGGCTCCTGGGATGCAACGACCTGGAGAACTGCGGCTCGACGCCGGTGGACATCACCCGCACCGACGGGGGCCTCTACCGTTGCGTGACGTCCGAGGACTGCCCCCGGACGTCGCGCGTCTCCGTGTGCGTGACGGACGTCTCCTCCGAGCGCGAGTGCGTGCGCTGCGACGAGACGCGCTGCGTGCGCCTCATCCCGGAGTCGTGCCAGTGAGGCGGGGGCTGTCGCGGTGGGCCTGCGTGCTCGCGGTGGGGGCGCTCGCCGTCACGGGGTGCCGCGACAAGCCGGTGGACCACATGCAGCGCGCCCGCGACGCCATCTTCGAGAAGCGTCCGGACGAGGCGCTGGTGGAGTACCGCAAGGCCTACGAGATGCTCCTGCGCGACGAGTCCCCGGAGGCGCTGGTGATGCGCGCCCGGGCGCTCAAGGGCGCGGCGGACGTGTACTGGCTGGAGCAGCGCAAGGTGAAGGAGGCGGTGAGCGTCTACCGCCAGCTCATCCAGCAGTGCCCGGAGTCCCCGGAGGCGCTGGACGCGCGCATCATCCTGGCGGAGCTGCTGCGGGTGCACTACCGCGACCTGCGCGGTTCGATTGATCAGCTCACCGCCGCGCTGCACCGCAACCCGCCGCAGAGCGCGGAGCTGCAGTACCAGGTGGCCAAGACGTACTTCGAGCTGCAGGACTATCCGCAGTGCGAGCTGGAGGCGAAGAAGCTGCCGGACCGCTTCGCCACCAGCCCCTACGTGGACGACGCGCTCTTCCTCCAGGCGCAGGCGCTGGCCATGGTGGAGGGCAAGCGGCAGGAGGCGCTGCGCACCTACGCGGACCTGCGCACGCGCTTCCCGGACTCGGAGCTGGCGCCGTACGCCCTCTTCGAGATGGGCAAGCTGCGCGCGGACGCGGGCGACAACGAGAAGGCCATCGAGACCTGGGTGGAGTGCCTGAAGACGCACCCCGACCCGGCGCTCGTGCAGGACGCCATCGCTCGGGCCCGCCGCCGTCTGGCCAACCTCACGGTGGAGGGCATTGGCAAGAAGGAGGTGGCGTTCGACCGCAGCAAGCAGGCGCGCACCTCCGTGGAAGCCATGGGCGGCAGCGCCGAGGAAGCCGCCCGCGACCGCGGCGACTGACTTCTCGCGTGGGAGACATTCACATGAACGTGCTGGTGACAGGGGCCACGGCGGGCATCGGGCAGGCCATCGCGCGCCGCTTCGTGAAGGAGGGTGCGCGCGTCATCGCCACCGGGCGGCGGAGCGACCGGCTGGAGGCGCTCCAGGCGGAGCTGGGCGAGCGGCTCCTGCCGGTGACGCTGGACGTGACGGACAAGGCGGCGGTGAAGGCCGTGTTCGCTTCGCTGCCGGCGGACTTCGCCCAGGTGGACGTGCTGGTGAACAACGCGGGGCTGGCGCTGGGGCTGGAGCCCGCGCAGTCGGCGCGGCTGGAGGACTGGGACGTGGTGGTGGACACCAACGTGAAGGGCCTCCTGTACTGCACGCGCGAAGCGCTCACGGGCATGGTGGCGCGCGACCGGGGGCACGTCATCAACATCGGCTCCATCGCGGGCGAGTTCCCGTACCCGGGCGGCAACGTGTACGGCGCGACGAAGGCGTTCGTGCATCAGTTCACGCTCAACCTGCGCGCGGACCTGCACGGCACCGCGGTGCGCGTGACGGACATCCAGCCGGGCCTGCTGGGCGGCACGGAGTTCTCCAACGTGCGCTTCCGCGGCGACGACGCGAAGGCCGCCGCGCTCTACGACCGGACCCAGCCGCTCACGCCCGACGACGTCGCGGACACGGTGTACTGGGTGGCCACGCGGCCCGCGCACGTGAACATCAACGTCATCTCCATGATGCCGGTGGTGCAGGCCTTCGGCCCGCTGCTGGTGAAGCGCGGCGGCTGAGCAGCCCGGCACGGTGGCGATGATGCCAGCGTGAGTGCAAGGCCTCGCCGCGATGCTGGTGGCGCGCGGGGCGCCTCAGCCCGGCACGGGCAACGCGGCTTCGAGGAGCGGCGCGGGTACCGACGGGTCGTCCGCGTCCGCCACCAGCAGCACGTGGACGCGGCCGCCCTCCACGCGCGCGTCCACGCCCTCCAGCTTCACGGGCACGTCCACCGCGTCCAGGTACACGGGCGTGCCGTCCGGCGCGAGCACGCCCACCGCCGACCCCGCCACGGGCCCATCCGCCACGCGGTCACGCGAGGCCTCCGCCGTGGCGGTGAACACCACGCGCCCGTCCGGTAGCGGCGACGCGTCCGTGAAGGACAGCCGGACGCCATTGGCCTCGCCCAGCTCCCAGCGGCGCACGGTGCGCACCGCCTCCGGCCCCATCACGCCCGCGTCCAGGCTGGCCAGCACGCGGTCCAGGTCCAGGTCCACCAGCGCGTCCACGCCGCCTTCACCGTTGCCCCGGTTGAGCAGCCGCAGCCGCTTGCCCGCCACCGCCGCGCCCTCCACGTTGAGCGCCACCAGCTCGCGCTCCAACTGCACGTAGAGCGACGTGCAGTCCACCGTGCGAGGCTCACCCGCGAGCGTCCCATCCGCGTTCAAGGGCAGCACCGACGCCCGGCGCCGCGCGGGCGTGGACCCCGAGGGCAGCGCCAGCAGCGCCCCGTGCGTGAACGACGCGGACGGGCCCAGCCGGCACAGCGCCTCCAGGTCCGGCTTGGCCGCCTTGCGCGCCGCGTGCGCGTCCGGGAGCTCCCCGGCGAAGAGGCGCACGGTGTGGCCCGGTGCGTCTCCCACCGCGGGGAACACGGCCAGATGGAGCGCGTCGTCCGCGACGACGTAGAGCCAGTCCCCCGCGCGCACCAGGCCGCTGGCGGCGGAGACGTGCGCGGGGCGGCCCGGGGCTTCGGGCGCCGCGAGGGTGAGGGTGCGGCGGCGGGTGGTGGGAATCATGGGGCCTCGAGCGTCGCCGACTACAGCAGCGTGCCGCGCAGGAAGAGGCTGGCCGCCGTGAAGTAGATGACGAGTCCGGACACGTCCACCAGCGTGGCCACGAAGGGCGCGGACGCGCTCGCGGGGTCGAAGCCCACGCGCCGCAGGATGAACGGCAGCATGGAGCCGGACAGCGTGCCGAACATCACCACGCCCACCAGCGACACGCCCACCGTCATGCCGATGAGCAGCGCGTGCTCGCCGTAGCTGTGGAACAGCCCCTGCCACACCATCACGCGCGTGAAGCCCACCAGGCCCAGCACCCCGCCCAGCGCCAGGCCCGTGGTCAGCTCCCGCCGCGCCACGCGCCACCAGTCCTTCAGCCGCATCTCCGACAGCGCCAGCGACCGGATGATGAGCGTGGTGGCCTGGCTGCCGGAGTTGCCGCCGGAGCTGATGATGAGCGGGATGAAGAGGCTCAGCACGACGGCGCGGGCAATCTCGTGCTCGAAGTAGCCCATGGCCGTGGCGGTGAGCATCTCCCCCAGGAAGAGCACCATCAGCCAGCCGGCGCGCTTCTTGAGCATCGCCATGAAGCCCACGTCGAAGTAGGGCGCGTCCAGGGCCTCCATACCGCCGACCTTCTGGATGTCCTCCGTGGCCTCCTCCTGGACGACGTCCACGATGTCGTCCACCGTCACGATGCCCTTCATGCGCCGCTGTTCGTCCACCACGGGCATGGCCATGAAGCTGTGCTCGGAGAAGGTGCGGCTCACCGCCTCCTGGTCCGTGTTCTCCGCCACGGTGATGACGTCGCGAATCATCACGTCCGCCACGCGCTTGTCCGGCGCGGCCTGGAAGAGCTGGCGCAGGGACAGCACGCCCTGCAGCCGCTGCTCCGCGTCCAGCACGTACGCGTAGTAGACGGTCTCCACCTTCTCGCGCGCCTGCTTGCGCAGGTAGCCGATGGCCTCGTCGATGCTCATGTCCGGGCGCACGCGGGCGAAGCGCGGGTTCATGAGGCCACCCGCGTCGTCCTCCGAGTACGCCAGCAGGACGTTCACCTCGCGGCGGCTGGCGTCGTCCAGCTGCGACAGGATGGCGTCCACCTGCTCCGGCTCCACGGCCTGGACCAGGTCGGCCAGGTCGTCCGGGGGGAGCAGCCGGACCCAGGTGCGGCGCTCGCCGGGGGGGAGGCTGAGGATGAGCTCGCCCTGTTCGCGCGCGGTGAGGCCCAGGAAGAAGTCGTCCGCCACCGCCGGGGGTAGCAGCCGGAAGCCCTCCAGGCGCTCGTCCGCGGACAGCACCGCCCAGGCCTCGTGGAGCTCGTCGGGGGACAACGCGTTCTGGCTCTGGGGACTCTCCACCATGACGACGGCCTCGGAAGAAGGGGGGGAGGGTGCGCGCCTCGCTGCATCGCGCGCGGGCCTCTCTACACCCCTGCCGGGGGCGCGGCGAGCGGAAGGCGCGAAACATCGCGCTTAAGTCGCGTCCGCCTGCCTGGTCCGTTCATCCGTCCCCAGAGTCCACCGGGGGCCTGGGCCTGCCTGCCCATGCGGCCCGTGCTGGTGGGTGGGGCGGCCGGGTGGGTCAGGGCTTCTGCTGGATGAGCTCCACCTTGTAGCCGTCCGGGTCCTCCACGAAGGCG contains the following coding sequences:
- a CDS encoding prolipoprotein diacylglyceryl transferase, which produces MLPVLLRLSFTTLWMQLLLYAAAVGVVASVAVNGWKGTLGPVDDKTGKEGPAPLQDKLLRAAGFAVVGGFLAYFGLMYALPADAFPGGRGEGIPLHTYGVLLALGFVTAVSVAGRLAQDEWRRVSFVEGRGWVDTEGPQKREQVMDLAFWVLVGGLVGSRVLFVLVNWQDYARDWTQAFSLGGGLVFYGGLIGAGLAAFLFARRHGLDFLRLADVCIPTVSLGQCLGRLGCFSAGCCWGDMAGSHSRTGVSFPGSGLAQDLFGRLGGASSLAYGSQAGDDRFVVEATGQVLHQAAPGAVRISDWVARHGTTLPVYPTQLFESVGQLVLFVALLYARRFRRFHGHIFALWLMAYAVLRTTVELFRGDVERGTLHGLLESLGAQGLAGAVPLEAWYNVSTSQFISLCMFTFGALLMARHRPAGEAAGLGPTPSAA
- a CDS encoding MXAN_5187 C-terminal domain-containing protein, with amino-acid sequence MPPPDNARPAAKGGGRPAQDASSSSEAALHECEELEAAIAELRHSYEQYFMGMERQAPIRAHEDLKKRMLKIKGAFIRSTSVKFRVQSLHNKFLTYERLWVRTLQEIEAGTYRRDLAKARRRAGVKQPGVVGERQKGVVDLTEEVSDMDFEEVEELTGRRPINEPKLAAEYLAEQGAGGTPFRGPPAVAPAAAPPAGAPRGTPAGLVPPAKSIPAVAPVSGLPSIAPVGGTPQKGTPAVGTSKLPSVTPAVAPGGTPAAGRPAVPPGMAARAPAPVAAQQPARPAAPAAAAPRPATAGPGGGMSDDKLRAVYDAYVTAKRRCQEDTSKLSYESVAATLRKQVPELLKQHNAKAVEFKVVIKDGKASLKAVPK
- a CDS encoding KdsC family phosphatase gives rise to the protein MNQDLESLKARVARLSVMIFDIDGTLTDGRIFWVPNSGWTQMYSVRDGMGIKRLQEAGIEVAAISGGDSLSAQMRMQSLGLRHVHFGSQDKVAHFEKLLGILNVSAEHCGYMGDEVVDLPLLNAVGFSATVPEAPDEVRAQVHYVAQRAAGFGAAREVCEFILKHRTRSAP
- a CDS encoding cupin domain-containing protein, with translation MPTRLTFKDDGQVPNSRFPVLVYRAAVSREGDVAAAFEQRFEANGWPPQWRSSVYDFHHYHSTAHEVLGVAKGSAKLMLGGEAGQVVSVQTGDVVVLPAGTGHKRVESSGDFLVVGAYPEGHGQWDLQRPDAATHDDSVKRIAQVPVPPSDPVSGRDGALVRDWK
- a CDS encoding SDR family NAD(P)-dependent oxidoreductase codes for the protein MSLPSRPRAVVTGAGSGLGRALCEALAARQARVMVSDLNVASAEETARRVTALGGEARVHPCDVTDADAVEALARATDEAFGGVDLVVNNAGVATGGAVGTLPLSEWKRVLDVNLWGVIHGCHAFVPRLKKQGSGHVLNIASAAGLVYAPNLAAYNTSKAAVVALSETLYAELRPLGLGVTVACPTFFRTNIASAAAPYSDPETRRMSVKLVDQSKIGPEWVAERLLKAVDRNAPHVLPMADARWFWRLRRLAPGIFLRGVIAVEKRMRERTARLPG
- a CDS encoding tetratricopeptide repeat protein, with product MRRGLSRWACVLAVGALAVTGCRDKPVDHMQRARDAIFEKRPDEALVEYRKAYEMLLRDESPEALVMRARALKGAADVYWLEQRKVKEAVSVYRQLIQQCPESPEALDARIILAELLRVHYRDLRGSIDQLTAALHRNPPQSAELQYQVAKTYFELQDYPQCELEAKKLPDRFATSPYVDDALFLQAQALAMVEGKRQEALRTYADLRTRFPDSELAPYALFEMGKLRADAGDNEKAIETWVECLKTHPDPALVQDAIARARRRLANLTVEGIGKKEVAFDRSKQARTSVEAMGGSAEEAARDRGD
- a CDS encoding SDR family NAD(P)-dependent oxidoreductase; its protein translation is MNVLVTGATAGIGQAIARRFVKEGARVIATGRRSDRLEALQAELGERLLPVTLDVTDKAAVKAVFASLPADFAQVDVLVNNAGLALGLEPAQSARLEDWDVVVDTNVKGLLYCTREALTGMVARDRGHVINIGSIAGEFPYPGGNVYGATKAFVHQFTLNLRADLHGTAVRVTDIQPGLLGGTEFSNVRFRGDDAKAAALYDRTQPLTPDDVADTVYWVATRPAHVNINVISMMPVVQAFGPLLVKRGG
- a CDS encoding DUF6929 family protein, whose protein sequence is MIPTTRRRTLTLAAPEAPGRPAHVSAASGLVRAGDWLYVVADDALHLAVFPAVGDAPGHTVRLFAGELPDAHAARKAAKPDLEALCRLGPSASFTHGALLALPSGSTPARRRASVLPLNADGTLAGEPRTVDCTSLYVQLERELVALNVEGAAVAGKRLRLLNRGNGEGGVDALVDLDLDRVLASLDAGVMGPEAVRTVRRWELGEANGVRLSFTDASPLPDGRVVFTATAEASRDRVADGPVAGSAVGVLAPDGTPVYLDAVDVPVKLEGVDARVEGGRVHVLLVADADDPSVPAPLLEAALPVPG
- the mgtE gene encoding magnesium transporter translates to MVESPQSQNALSPDELHEAWAVLSADERLEGFRLLPPAVADDFFLGLTAREQGELILSLPPGERRTWVRLLPPDDLADLVQAVEPEQVDAILSQLDDASRREVNVLLAYSEDDAGGLMNPRFARVRPDMSIDEAIGYLRKQAREKVETVYYAYVLDAEQRLQGVLSLRQLFQAAPDKRVADVMIRDVITVAENTDQEAVSRTFSEHSFMAMPVVDEQRRMKGIVTVDDIVDVVQEEATEDIQKVGGMEALDAPYFDVGFMAMLKKRAGWLMVLFLGEMLTATAMGYFEHEIARAVVLSLFIPLIISSGGNSGSQATTLIIRSLALSEMRLKDWWRVARRELTTGLALGGVLGLVGFTRVMVWQGLFHSYGEHALLIGMTVGVSLVGVVMFGTLSGSMLPFILRRVGFDPASASAPFVATLVDVSGLVIYFTAASLFLRGTLL